A DNA window from Fodinibius sp. Rm-B-1B1-1 contains the following coding sequences:
- the rpsB gene encoding 30S ribosomal protein S2: MPTTPDLEQLLKSGAHFGHLTRRWNPKMKEFIFMERNGIHIIDLKKTQKFFQEALDEVTKLARAGKDILFVGTKKQAQDIVRTEAIRCGMPFVTHRWLGGMLTNFSTVKKSISRMEEIDRMSKDGTFEDLTKKEALMLEREYDKLENTLGGISNMGHLPGAIFVVDTIKEDIAVNEAVKLNIPIIAMVDSNSDPDIPDYIVPCNDDSARSIQLITSKVADAIIEGNAEREAQSEEQMMEQAAQDARKAEEQQVKEKTKATGKRRKRRKKKDSNDDSSNEEE; encoded by the coding sequence ATGCCTACTACACCTGACTTAGAACAACTATTGAAATCTGGTGCCCATTTTGGTCACCTTACCCGCCGATGGAATCCCAAAATGAAGGAATTTATCTTCATGGAACGGAACGGGATTCATATCATCGATCTTAAGAAAACCCAAAAGTTTTTCCAGGAAGCTCTTGACGAGGTTACCAAATTGGCCCGTGCTGGTAAAGACATCCTATTCGTGGGTACTAAAAAACAAGCACAAGATATTGTAAGAACTGAGGCTATCCGTTGTGGAATGCCTTTTGTAACGCATCGCTGGTTAGGCGGTATGCTTACGAACTTTAGTACTGTTAAGAAAAGTATTTCTCGGATGGAAGAGATCGACCGTATGAGTAAAGACGGTACCTTTGAAGACCTTACCAAGAAAGAAGCCTTGATGCTGGAACGAGAATATGACAAACTCGAGAATACCCTTGGTGGTATCTCCAACATGGGGCATCTACCCGGTGCTATCTTTGTAGTTGACACCATTAAAGAGGACATTGCCGTAAATGAAGCGGTTAAACTTAACATCCCCATTATTGCGATGGTAGATAGTAACAGTGATCCTGATATACCGGATTACATTGTACCTTGCAATGACGATTCTGCCCGAAGCATCCAGCTTATTACTTCTAAAGTTGCTGATGCTATCATCGAAGGCAATGCTGAACGTGAAGCACAAAGTGAAGAACAGATGATGGAGCAGGCTGCACAGGATGCACGAAAAGCGGAAGAGCAGCAAGTGAAAGAAAAAACAAAAGCTACAGGCAAACGCCGTAAACGTCGCAAGAAAAAAGATTCTAACGACGACTCTTCTAACGAAGAAGAATAA
- the rpsI gene encoding 30S ribosomal protein S9: MEQKNFIGRRKTSTARLYIQPGSGDFVVNDKPLDEYFNTQAHRNIAKLPLDVTESGEQFDIKITVRGGGITGQSGAIQHALARALDDHNEDWHDVLKAHDLLTRDDRMVERKKYGQPGARKKFQFSKR; the protein is encoded by the coding sequence ATGGAACAGAAAAACTTCATCGGAAGAAGAAAAACTTCTACTGCGCGACTATATATTCAACCAGGATCAGGTGATTTCGTTGTAAACGATAAACCCTTGGATGAATATTTTAATACGCAAGCACATCGTAATATTGCCAAACTTCCTCTTGATGTAACAGAATCAGGAGAACAGTTTGATATCAAAATAACAGTTCGCGGCGGCGGTATTACCGGTCAATCTGGTGCTATTCAGCACGCTTTGGCCCGCGCCCTTGATGATCATAACGAAGACTGGCACGATGTACTTAAAGCACATGACCTACTTACACGTGACGATCGTATGGTAGAGCGTAAGAAGTACGGTCAGCCTGGTGCTCGTAAAAAGTTCCAGTTCTCCAAGCGTTAA
- the rplM gene encoding 50S ribosomal protein L13, with the protein MDTNSYKTYSPKASDIEKNWVLVDAEEQALGRVASKVAALLNGKHKPNFAPHMDTGDNVVVINAAKVELSGKKMQQKEYFRYTGHPGGERFTSAEEMLDHNPTVVIEKAVQGMLPKNKLGNKLMTNLRVYAGPVHEQEAQQPEKIEL; encoded by the coding sequence GTGGATACTAACAGTTACAAGACCTACTCCCCAAAAGCGAGTGATATCGAAAAGAATTGGGTTCTTGTTGATGCCGAAGAGCAAGCACTCGGAAGAGTTGCTTCAAAGGTGGCGGCCCTACTTAATGGGAAGCACAAGCCTAACTTCGCTCCGCACATGGACACCGGTGACAACGTTGTTGTAATTAATGCTGCAAAAGTAGAATTAAGCGGCAAAAAAATGCAACAAAAAGAATATTTCCGTTATACCGGCCATCCCGGAGGCGAACGATTTACTTCGGCAGAAGAGATGCTGGACCATAACCCTACCGTTGTTATTGAAAAAGCGGTTCAAGGTATGTTGCCAAAAAACAAGCTCGGCAACAAACTGATGACAAACCTTAGAGTTTATGCCGGTCCGGTTCATGAACAAGAAGCACAACAACCAGAAAAAATCGAGCTTTAA